In Tautonia marina, the sequence GGAGGAGGCGGGCATACGGGTGCCGCAGCCGGGTCGGGGGTTGGGTGTCCTGGCAGCCGACCTCGACAGCGACGGCTGGATCGACCTTTCCATTGCCAACGATGCGACCGCGAATTTCTTCTTCCGCAATCGAGGGGACGGCACGTTCGAGGAGATGGGCGAAGCGGCCGGGTTGGCCGCCAATGCCCAGGGGGGCTACCAGGCGGGCATGGGAATCGCTTGCGGCGACCTGAACGACGACGGTCGGATCGACCTGCTGGTCACGAACTTCTTCGGCGAAGGGACGACCTATTACGAGAACCTCGGCGACGGCCAGTTCTTCGACCGGTCGGCCTCGATCGGCCTCCTGTCGGCAACACGGTCGCTTTTGGGATTCGGCACGGCCCTGATGGACGCGAACAACGACGGCCATCTTGATCTGTTCACGGTGAACGGCCATGTCGATGACTTCCGACCGCAATACCCTTACGCCATGCCGACGCAACTGCTTATGAACGACGGCCAGGGTCGGCTCGTTCCGCTCGCCGATCCGACCGAGGAGCCCTGGGGGATTCCTCGGCTGGGTCGTGGGTTGGCGGTCGGAGATATTGACCGCGACGACCGTGTTGATGCCGTCGCGCTGTTTCAAGGGGGACCGCTCGGCCTGTTCCTGAACCGGAGCGAGCATGCGGGGCACGCGATCGCCTTGCGTCTCGAAGGAACGCGATCGAATCGTGATGCGATCGGCGCGGTCTGTTCGGTCTGGGTGGGGGAAAGGCGGTGGGTGGTGCCTCGGGTCGGCGGCGGCAGCTATCAGTCGGCGTCGAGTCCCTGGCTGCACGTGGGGCTCGGTGAGGCCACTCGCATCGATCGCCTGGAGATTGCCTGGCCCTCGGGATTGAGGGAGACGGTCACGGGGCTGCAGGCTGATCGACGCTACCTGATGCGCGAAGGGGAAGCGCAGGCAATTCGGCTTCCTTGAGTCGGAGAGAGGGGCCGCAGCCACCGGATGACGCCTGCCCGGTCGCGTTGCGTGGCGAGGGTCAGTACAATCCTGTCGGAGATTGGCCGGCGATCGCGTTCCGGATCTCGCCCCAAACACTTCAGCACCCAGGACTCATCCATGCGTGTTCTCGTGAGATTTATGATCTGCGGCCTGCTGGCGGCAGGCTGCTCGTCTCAATCGGCCGAGCGAGCGGCCCTTGAAGGCGCCGGAGGGACGATCCAAGTTGCCGACGACGGCACGGTGTCTCAAATCAATTTTGACGGCAAGCCGATCGGCGATGAGGTGCTGGCGGATGTCGGCGCGATCACGTCGGTGAATTCCGTTTTCCTCGGAGGGACCGAGGTCACGGACGCGGGCCTTGAGAACCTGAAAACCCTGGAAAATCTCTCGTGGCTCGACCTGAGCAACACGGCCATCACCGACGAGGGGCTCGACGCGTTGAGCGGCCTGTCGCGTCTGACCGTGCTGAATCTCTCGGGAACGAGCATCACCGACGCCGGGCTGGAGAAGATCAACGGCCTGACCCAGCTCCGCGAACTGAATCTCTCGGAAACGAACGTCACCGACGAGGGGCTCAAGGCCCTCGCCCCGCTGACCCAGTTGAGCACGCTCCACCTGACCAACACGGCCGTCTCCGGTCCGGGACTGGCCGATCTGGCCCCGATCGAGGGGCTGACAACGCTTTACCTCGTCGGGCTACCCATCACCGACGAGGGGGTTGCGTATCTGAAGGAGATCCCGCAGGTCGGCAACCTTTATCTCAATGACACGACGATCACCGATGCGGCGGTGCCGGTCCTCTCCGAACTCGAAAATCTGAGTTACCTCTACCTGGATCGGACCTACATCTCGGAAAACGGGGCCGATGACCTGACCTCGGCACTCCCGGACACGATTATCCCCCCGCGAGAGATCCGAGCCGACAGCGAAGACGCTCCGGCACCGAGCGACGACCCGGAAGCCACGACAAATCCCACTGACGCAGACGCCGACTCCGCCGAGCAGCCCTGAGCCTCGGGCCACGGGGGCCTGATGCTGGTCATCGGCCCCTTCGACGATCTGCACATCAGCTGTGCCCCTGCGGTGTCACGACCAGCACAACGAAAACGAGCCCGTCCGGGGAGAATCTTCCCCCCGGACGGGCTCGTTTCGCAGAACGTCTCGCAGTTAGAGCCAGGAGAATGCTCAGAACTGGTCGGCGCTAATGACCTCACCACCGTTGGTGGTGCTCAGGCTCCGCCAGACGAAGACGTTGATGGTGTCCTTGACGAACTTGACGCTGCCGTCGGCCATGGCCGCGTTGACCCCGCCGGGGTGGTAGCTGCGGGCCGCGTAGGTCTTGTCCAGCTCGGTGGTGTTCGGGGTGCAGGGGGGGTTCGGCGGCTGCCGGTTGCACCAGTAGTCGTCGATCACGTCGGGCGACTTGCTGTTGGGGGTCAGGAAGCCGCTGAAGCCGACGGCATCGCCCCACTGGGTGAAACCGCGGAGGTCGCGGCCATTGGCGATGATGACTTCGGAGTTCATCAGGGTGTTGCTCAGGCCGTCCTTGATCGACGAGAACCCGACGACCTTGCGGGTCGTCCGGCCGGGGTAGTACTGCGGCGCAATGTCGATGTTGGGCGAGCCCATGTCATAGAACGGAGCCCCACCGAAGTTGATGCCGAACGCCGGCATGTTCAACTGCGTGACGGTGGTGTTGCCCATGTTGATGACATAGTTGCGGTACTTGCACTCGTAGCGCGTGCCGTTGACGGTCGCGGTGATCGGGTTGGCCGGGTTGGAACCCGAGTCGCTCGGGCACATGTATGACGAGATGACGAGGTTCGCGGCGGTGTGGTTCACCACACCGAAGTAGCGGTGGGTGCCGTCAGGACCGTTGACGTTATTGCCGTCGAAGTTGAAGGAGTTGTAGGCGGCAACCTGCTCGATCTGAGGCAGGATGAACAACTGCCACGTGCCCCAGCAGCATCCCTTGCGGCCGGGGGCCAGAGAGCCGAAGGTGTCGTGGTAGTTGTGCATTGCCAGGGCGACTTGCTTGAGATTATTCGTGCACTGGGCACGACGAGCCGCTTCACGAGCCGACTGAACGGCCGGAAGCAGCAGGGCGATCAAGACGCCGATGATCGCGATAACGACGAGAAGTTCGATCAGGGTGAACCCCTTACGGGAAGCCATTCGCATCAATACACTCCGGATCCTGGATCGGATAAAACAAGAGCAACGTTCACCGAACCGACACACGGCCCAGTGAGTCAGGGAATCAATCCGAGGTTAACTCGAAATTGATGGGTTCGTCGGACCCCGACTCGACGGTCGCGGTCAGGGTCGTATTCGAGTTGTATTTCGCGGGAACTTTTTCTTCGGGGGGAGGCAGGAACGTGTCGCCCGGCGCCTGACCGGCCGGAGGCTCAATGCTCTCACCACCCGAGGAGTTGATCACCACGCGATAGTCACCCGGAACCGGTCCATTCTGTGAGCTAAACGTGTAGGTCCCATCGACAATTTCGGTGGCCGTCGACGTTTCCGCGGTGGCAGAGGCCGGATCAAAGGTGATCAGACCCGTTGCAAGCGGTTGCCCGTCAAGCGTCACGGTTCCCGTCACCGCCTGGCGATCAAGCCCATCGCCCCCTCCGCAGCCAACGA encodes:
- a CDS encoding DUF1559 domain-containing protein, which codes for MASRKGFTLIELLVVIAIIGVLIALLLPAVQSAREAARRAQCTNNLKQVALAMHNYHDTFGSLAPGRKGCCWGTWQLFILPQIEQVAAYNSFNFDGNNVNGPDGTHRYFGVVNHTAANLVISSYMCPSDSGSNPANPITATVNGTRYECKYRNYVINMGNTTVTQLNMPAFGINFGGAPFYDMGSPNIDIAPQYYPGRTTRKVVGFSSIKDGLSNTLMNSEVIIANGRDLRGFTQWGDAVGFSGFLTPNSKSPDVIDDYWCNRQPPNPPCTPNTTELDKTYAARSYHPGGVNAAMADGSVKFVKDTINVFVWRSLSTTNGGEVISADQF